From Juglans regia cultivar Chandler chromosome 6, Walnut 2.0, whole genome shotgun sequence, the proteins below share one genomic window:
- the LOC109013370 gene encoding laccase-15-like, whose translation MVKMLLKYTMLEILGITLLAGQFFCMVQGDSHYYDFVLREKNFTRLCSTKSMLVVNDSFPGPVIRVHKGDTAFVNVHNQGYYGVTIHWHGVKQPRNPWSDGPEYITQCPIQPGTNFTYEVIFSDEEGTLWWHAHSDWTRATVHGAIVVLPAIGSTYPFPEPDGDEVVVLAAWYKGNMKELVDEAMFAGSDLPHSDAYTINGEPGDFCDCSNGTANRWIVDYGKTYLFRIVNGVMNAEVFFAVAQHNFTVVGMDGHYIKPIATDYIMISPGQTMDILLTANQSLGSYYMAARQFSSEDVSVTGFDHANVTAILEYRGNPTSPSPPSFPSTLPMYLDFYAALKFTKSIRSLASQDYPVNVPLNITTRMVVTASMNTMICTSCSEGVDNDILASSLNNISWVNPHTDVLQAYYRNISGVYTTDFPDFPPSFFNFTADEFPDNIDLTVQGTKLKVLNYNESVEIVFQGTNLLKGSVNHPMHLHGYSFYVVGTGFGIFNNKTDPEEFNLVDPPEVTTFGVPKIGWVAIRFVAKNPGVWFWHCHLDRHLSWGMNTVFIVKNGGTVETSIRQPPAYMPSCKVPLKSWLKNEDVLDERASK comes from the exons ATGGTGAAAATGCTTTTGAAGTATACCATGTTAGAGATTCTGGGCATTACACTTCTTGCTGGACAGTTTTTCTGCATGGTTCAAGGCGATTCGCATTACTACGACTTCGTT cTTAGGGAGAAGAACTTCACGAGGCTGTGTAGCACAAAGAGCATGCTGGTTGTAAATGACAGTTTTCCAGGGCCGGTAATCCGTGTTCATAAAGGGGATACTGCCTTTGTTAATGTCCACAACCAAGGATATTATGGCGTCACTATTCACTG GCATGGTGTGAAGCAGCCAAGAAATCCATGGTCAGATGGTCCTGAATATATTACACAGTGTCCAATTCAACCCGGAACAAACTTTACATATGAGGTTATATTTTCCGATGAGGAAGGAACCCTTTGGTGGCATGCGCATAGTGATTGGACACGAGCAACCGTTCATGGCGCGATAGTTGTCCTGCCGGCCATTGGTTCCACCTACCCATTTCCCGAGCCAGACGGAGATGAGGTCGTCGTGCTCG CGGCCTGGTACAAAGGAAATATGAAGGAGTTGGTAGATGAGGCCATGTTTGCCGGTAGTGACTTGCCACATTCTGATGCTTATACCATAAACGGCGAACCAGGAGACTTTTGTGATTGCTCGAAtg GAACGGCAAACCGTTGGATAGTTGATTATGGCAAAACCTATCTTTTTCGAATTGTTAATGGTGTCATGAATGCAGAAGTCTTCTTTGCAGTTGCTCAACACAATTTCACAGTTGTTGGGATGGATGGTCATTACATCAAACCCATTGCCACGGATTATATCATGATAAGCCCGGGACAAACAATGGATATCTTACTCACAGCAAACCAATCTCTTGGCTCCTATTACATGGCTGCAAGACAATTCTCGAGCGAGGACGTCAGCGTTACTGGATTTGATCACGCCAATGTAACCGCAATTCTTGAATACAGAGGAAATCCTACTTCCCCATCGCCTCCTTCCTTTCCGAGTacacttcctatgtacttggacTTCTACGCAGCCTTGAAATTCACCAAAAGTATAAGGAGCTTGGCAAGCCAAGACTATCCGGTAAATGTCCCCCTGAACATAACAACAAGAATGGTCGTAACAGCTTCCATGAATACGATGATTTGCACATCATGCTCAGAAGGGGTTGATAATGATATCTTAGCTTCAAGCTTAAATAACATAAGTTGGGTCAACCCACATACAGATGTACTGCAAGCCTACTACAG GAATATTAGTGGGGTGTACACCACAGACTTCCCGGACTTTCCGCCTTCATTCTTCAACTTTACAGCCGATGAATTTCCGGATAACATCGACCTAACAGTCCAAGGGACCAAGTTGAAGGTGCTGAATTATAACGAATCAGTAGAGATAGTTTTTCAAGGGACTAACCTGTTGAAAGGCTCAGTGAATCATCCTATGCATTTGCACGGATATAGCTTCTATGTGGTTGGAACAGGTTTTGGTATTTTCAACAATAAAACCGACCCAGAAGAGTTTAACTTGGTCGATCCTCCCGAGGTTACTACCTTTGGAGTCCCTAAGATTGGATGGGTTGCCATCAGATTCGTGGCAAAAAATCCAG GTGTGTGGTTTTGGCATTGTCACTTGGATCGACATTTGAGTTGGGGTATGAACACAGTATTTATAGTGAAAAATGGGGGCACTGTTGAGACAAGCATCCGCCAACCCCCTGCCTACATGCCATCTTGCAAAGTTCCATTAAAATCTTGGCTAAAGAATGAGGATGTGTTGGACGAGAGAGCTAGTAAATGA
- the LOC109013369 gene encoding laccase-14-like, with protein sequence MNSEYYTLLLEITVGIMLLSGQFFCVVEGDVQHYDFVLKEKNFTRLCSTKSMLVVNGSFPGPVIRVHKGDTVFVNVHNQGYYGVTIHWHGVKQPRNPWSDGPENITQCPIQPGTNFTYEVIFSEEEGTLWWHAHSDWTRATVHGAIVVLPAVGSTYPFPKPDGEEVVVLAAWYKGNLKELVDEAMEDGTDLPHSDAYTINGEPGDFCDCSNGTAYRWMVDYGKTYLLRVVNGIMNAENFFAIARHNFTVVGMDGHYIKPISTSYIMISPGQTMDILLTANQSLGSYYMATRQFSSEDVTVTGFDHANVTAILEYRGNYTSPSPPSFPSTLPMYLDLYAALKFTKSIRSLASQDYPINVPMNITTRMYVTSSMNTMICTSCSGADDGQILASSLNNVSWANPHIDVLQAYYRNISGVYTTDFPDFPPSFYNFTGDEFEDDLDKTVQGTKVKVLNYNESVEIVFQGTNLIKGSVNHPMHLHGYSFYVVGTGGGNFNNETDPKEFNLVDPPEVTTFGVPKLGWVAIRFVAKNPGVWFWHCHLDRHLSWGMNTVFIVKNGGTAETSIRQPPAYMPPCKVPLKSPLENDHDQDVLDTAN encoded by the exons ATGAATTCGGAATATTATACATTACTTTTAGAGATCACTGTGGGCATTATGCTTCTTTCTGGACAATTTTTCTGTGTGGTTGAAGGCGATGTGCAGCACTATGACTTCGTT CTTAAGGAGAAGAATTTCACTAGGCTCTGCAGCACAAAGAGCATGCTGGTTGTAAATGGCAGCTTTCCAGGGCCAGTAATCCGTGTTCACAAAGGTGATACGGTCTTTGTTAACGTCCACAACCAAGGATATTATGGCGTCACTATTCACTG GCATGGTGTTAAGCAGCCAAGAAATCCATGGTCAGATGGTCCAGAAAACATAACACAATGTCCGATTCAACCAGGAACAAACTTCACATATGAGGTTATATTTTCTGAGGAGGAGGGAACCCTTTGGTGGCATGCTCATAGTGATTGGACACGAGCAACTGTTCATGGTGCCATAGTTGTCCTGCCGGCTGTTGGTTCCACCTATCCATTTCCCAAGCCGGATGGAGAAGAGGTCGTTGTGCTCG CGGCCTGGTACAAAGGAAATTTGAAGGAATTGGTAGATGAGGCCATGGAAGACGGTACTGACTTGCCACATTCTGATGCATATACCATAAACGGCGAACCAGGAGATTTTTGTGATTGCTCCAATG GAACGGCGTACCGTTGGATGGTTGATTATGGCAAAACCTATCTTCTTCGAGTTGTTAATGGTATCATGAATGCAGAAAACTTCTTTGCAATTGCTCGACACAATTTCACAGTTGTTGGGATGGATGGTCATTACATCAAACCCATTTCCACGAGTTATATCATGATAAGCCCAGGACAAACAATGGACATTTTACTCACAGCAAACCAGTCTCTTGGCTCTTATTACATGGCTACTAGACAATTCTCGAGCGAGGATGTCACCGTTACTGGATTTGACCACGCCAATGTAACAGCAATTCTCGAATACAGAGGAAATTATACTTCCCCATCGCCTCCTTCCTTTCCGAGTacacttcctatgtacttggacTTATACGCAGCCTTGAAATTCACCAAAAGTATAAGGAGCTTGGCAAGCCAAGACTATCCGATAAACGTCCCCATGAACATAACCACAAGAATGTATGTAACATCTTCCATGAATACGATGATTTGCACAAGCTGCTCTGGAGCGGACGATGGTCAAATCTTAGCTTCAAGCTTGAATAACGTAAGTTGGGCCAACCCACATATTGATGTTCTACAAGCCTACTACAG GAATATTAGTGGGGTGTACACCACGGACTTCCCGGACTTCCCGCCTTCCTTCTACAACTTTACAGGCGATGAATTTGAAGACGACCTTGACAAAACTGTGCAAGGGACCAAGGTGAAGGTGCTGAATTATAACGAATCAGTAGAGATTGTTTTTCAAGGGACCAACCTGATAAAAGGCTCGGTGAATCATCCGATGCATCTGCACGGATATAGCTTCTACGTGGTTGGAACAGGTGGTGGTAATTTCAACAATGAAACAGACCCAAAAGAGTTTAATTTGGTTGATCCTCCCGAGGTGACGACCTTTGGGGTCCCTAAGCTTGGATGGGTTGCCATCAGATTCGTGGCAAAAAATCCAg GTGTATGGTTTTGGCATTGTCACTTGGATCGACATCTGAGTTGGGGTATGAACACAGTATTCATAGTGAAAAATGGGGGCACTGCTGAGACAAGCATCCGCCAACCCCCTGCCTACATGCCACCTTGTAAAGTTCCATTAAAATCTCCGCTGgaaaatgatcatgatcaggatGTGTTGGACACGGCAAATTAA
- the LOC109013371 gene encoding putative laccase-9: MDVFSKLILWLAFLGSFIVCLADGDVHYYDFVLREKNYTRLCSTKSMLVVNDSFPGPVIRVHKGDTVFVNVHNEGSYGVTIHWHGVKQPRNPWSDGPEYITQCPIEPGSNFTYEVIFTTEEGTLWWHAHSDWTRSSVHGAIVIYSPDETTYPYPKPDDEEILVLGSWYLGDVNKLVDEDLQTGADTPRSNCYVINGQPGDLLECSQDSTYRWVVDYGKTYLVRIVNAAMNAELFFAIANHNLTVVGMDGNYVKPINTDYVVISPGQTMNVLLTANQSLGHYYIAARQYDSARPDVTDYDQTNATAIIMYSGNYTAPNHPVFPSSLPTYEDFIAADMFLDRLRSLASEDYPVDVPLNVTTKMYITVEMNQILCPNESCEGINGNRLSSSLNNISFVNPSTDVLMAYYRNLSAGVYTDDFPNWPPSMFNFTQEDLPFNTTVPIQGTKVKMLNYNEEVEITFQGTEVLNASENHPMHVHGHSFYVVGSGYGNFNNETDPKSYNLVDPLEVSTIGVPKNGWATIRFKANNPGVWFWHCHLDRHLSWGMNTVMIVKNGGTPETSIRPPPPYMPSCNVPYLTWIEDFDDSSREDVY; the protein is encoded by the exons ATGGATGTGTTCTCAAAACTGATCCTCTGGCTGGCTTTTCTGGGTAGTTTTATCGTTTGCCTGGCAGATGGGGATGTACACTACTATGACTTTGTT TTAAGGGAGAAAAATTATACGAGGTTGTGTAGCACGAAAAGCATGTTGGTGGTAAATGACAGTTTTCCAGGGCCAGTGATTCGTGTTCATAAAGGGGATACGGTCTTTGTTAATGTCCACAATGAAGGATCTTATGGTGTCACCATTCACTG GCACGGCGTAAAACAACCGAGAAATCCATGGTCAGATGGTCCAGAATATATCACACAATGTCCAATAGAACCAGGTTCAAATTTCACATACGAGGTCATTTTTACTACGGAGGAAGGAACTCTTTGGTGGCATGCTCATAGTGACTGGACCAGATCTAGCGTCCATGGCGCCATTGTTATCTACTCGCCCGATGAAACAACTTATCCATATCCCAAGCCCGATGATGAAGAAATTCTCGTACTCG GATCGTGGTATCTTGGAGATGTTAACAAGTTAGTAGATGAGGATCTCCAAACGGGTGCAGATACACCGCGATCAAATTGTTATGTGATCAACGGCCAACCGGGAGATTTGTTAGAATGTTCTCAAG ACTCGACGTACCGTTGGGTGGTTGATTATGGCAAGACATATCTAGTCCGGATAGTCAATGCAGCCATGAATGCCGAACTCTTCTTTGCAATTGCAAATCATAATCTCACAGTGGTAGGAATGGACGGAAATTACGTGAAGCCCATAAACACAGATTATGTAGTGATAAGCCCTGGACAAACCATGAACGTCCTGCTCACGGCGAACCAGTCTCTGGGCCATTACTACATTGCCGCCAGACAGTATGACAGTGCCAGGCCGGATGTCACAGATTATGATCAAACCAATGCGACAGCAATTATTATGTACAGTGGCAATTATACTGCCCCCAACCATCCTGTCTTCCCTTCCAGCCTGCCTACCTACGAGGACTTCATTGCTGCTGACATGTTTTTGGACCGCCTTAGGAGCTTAGCAAGCGAAGATTACCCTGTAGATGTCCCACTAAATGTAACAACCAAAATGTATATCACAGTTGAAATGAACCAGATTCTCTGTCCAAATGAATCCTGTGAGGGAATCAATGGCAACAGGCTTTCTTCAAGCTTAAATAACATCAGTTTTGTCAACCCGAGCACTGATGTATTGATGGCATATTACAG GAACTTGAGTGCTGGAGTATACACAGATGATTTTCCAAACTGGCCACCATCTATGTTTAACTTTACTCAGGAGGATTTGCCGTTTAACACCACAGTACCAATTCAGGGGACCAAAGTTAAGATGTTGAACTATAATGAAGAGGTGGAAATAACATTTCAAGGGACAGAAGTATTGAATGCATCAGAGAATCATCCAATGCACGTGCATGGTCATAGCTTTTACGTGGTTGGATCTGGTTATGGCAATTTCAATAATGAGACTGACCCCAAATCCTATAACTTGGTTGATCCACTTGAAGTGAGTACTATAGGAGTCCCAAAAAACGGATGGGCTACCATCAGATTCAAAGCAAATAATCCTG GAGTATGGTTTTGGCACTGCCATTTAGATCGACATCTTAGCTGGGGGATGAACACTGTAATGATCGTGAAGAATGGTGGCACTCCTGAGACAAGT